Proteins from a genomic interval of Caulobacter sp. NIBR1757:
- a CDS encoding MmgE/PrpD family protein, with protein MSTDGLKTTRRAFVAGAATGLAVPAGPTQAAQPSLAQSLAAATVASRDRPVPSEVLDRTVWSVIDCLGAMIFAAGTPEVGPFMTLVGSRRGKPRARVLGAGVTAAVEYAAAGGAFLIHANEMDDGDMRSQLRASSVIMSTALAMADALDQSGPAFLRSAALGYTLQGRLAAPQGPTQGRGWMTSGVWGPPAAGAMAADAMGLGADQITSAIALAASASGGSFQYFHDQTEEKRLVVARAARSAVEAALLARSGEIGARHILEGPAGLYRLFGGKDGMPPTVEALTGDLWRLEGPLFIHPKYFAASQSIIPSLDGIAADLPDLRAAEIETFTVRGDASWAPVLADKIDRFAPPATRIGAMMNFSYVLGLVLVRGTAMPGDYADLPDAAAVVLARKGRFQLDPEAAVLRIDFTMKDGRVLSSLARYPGPQDIAPLEASRRIAKFNALTSRIEEKRRVALLEACRALPGESSMRRWIGRVQSLTG; from the coding sequence ATGAGCACAGACGGGTTGAAAACGACGCGACGGGCCTTTGTCGCCGGGGCGGCCACAGGGCTGGCGGTCCCCGCCGGACCCACCCAGGCGGCGCAGCCTTCGCTGGCCCAGTCGCTGGCCGCGGCCACCGTGGCGTCGCGCGACAGGCCGGTTCCGTCCGAGGTGCTCGACCGAACGGTCTGGAGCGTTATCGACTGCCTCGGCGCCATGATCTTCGCGGCCGGGACCCCCGAAGTCGGCCCGTTCATGACCCTCGTCGGCAGCCGTCGCGGCAAGCCCCGAGCCCGGGTGCTGGGCGCCGGCGTTACGGCCGCGGTCGAGTACGCCGCCGCCGGCGGGGCGTTTCTGATTCACGCCAACGAGATGGATGACGGCGACATGCGCTCGCAGCTGCGGGCGTCGTCGGTCATCATGTCCACCGCCCTGGCCATGGCCGACGCGCTTGACCAGTCGGGCCCCGCCTTTCTCCGTTCGGCGGCGCTGGGCTACACGCTTCAGGGCCGCCTTGCGGCGCCGCAGGGGCCCACCCAGGGGCGAGGCTGGATGACCTCGGGGGTCTGGGGGCCGCCCGCCGCGGGCGCCATGGCGGCGGACGCCATGGGCCTTGGCGCCGACCAGATCACCTCCGCGATCGCTCTGGCCGCGTCGGCGAGCGGTGGATCGTTCCAGTACTTCCATGACCAGACCGAGGAGAAGCGCCTGGTCGTCGCCCGCGCCGCGCGGTCCGCGGTCGAGGCGGCGCTTCTGGCCCGGAGCGGCGAGATCGGCGCCCGGCATATCCTGGAAGGCCCCGCCGGCCTCTACCGGCTGTTTGGCGGAAAGGACGGCATGCCGCCGACCGTCGAGGCCTTGACCGGCGATCTCTGGCGGCTCGAGGGTCCCCTCTTCATCCATCCCAAGTACTTCGCCGCCTCGCAGTCGATCATCCCCAGCCTGGACGGCATCGCCGCCGACCTGCCCGACCTGCGGGCCGCCGAAATCGAGACCTTCACCGTCCGGGGCGATGCGTCCTGGGCCCCGGTCCTGGCCGACAAGATCGACCGGTTCGCGCCGCCCGCGACCCGGATCGGCGCGATGATGAACTTCAGCTACGTTCTTGGCCTGGTGCTGGTGCGCGGCACGGCCATGCCCGGTGACTATGCCGATCTACCGGACGCCGCCGCTGTCGTCCTGGCGCGCAAGGGGCGGTTCCAGCTCGACCCTGAGGCGGCGGTTCTGCGTATCGACTTCACGATGAAGGACGGACGCGTCCTTTCATCCCTGGCCCGTTACCCGGGTCCGCAGGACATCGCGCCGCTCGAGGCGTCCCGTCGAATCGCAAAGTTCAATGCCCTGACCAGTCGGATCGAGGAGAAGCGGCGGGTCGCCCTCCTGGAGGCCTGCCGGGCGTTGCCGGGCGAGTCTTCGATGCGCCGATGGATCGGTCGCGTTCAGTCGCTGACGGGTTGA
- a CDS encoding prolyl oligopeptidase family serine peptidase, whose amino-acid sequence MLGSTARWPLAGVVRVAVAALSGLLLPLLAATTVQAGEDVRTMTRDGVERRFIVVDPSEAPGPKPLVIVLHGGGGNVDVMRRVGFEPIAQADNLLVVYPQGQGNGWRDGRGGKVLSDRSGEVDDVAFLTAIMDTLIAEGRADPKRIYVLGASNGGMMSLRMACDRAERLAGIVAIIALLPEDMEAACKPAEPVPMMLMVGTADRFVPFAGGPVAGFLNDERGGVVSYERTIAVLLAANDCVGEPATTALPDPFDDGVRTSRLDWKACAPRGQITVLRMEGAGHGWPGKPRPSTGRPIEAMRGTVSRDFDGAQVAWDFLRGQSRP is encoded by the coding sequence ATGCTGGGATCAACAGCCCGATGGCCGCTGGCCGGCGTTGTGCGTGTTGCTGTCGCCGCGCTCTCCGGCCTGCTCCTGCCACTGCTGGCCGCCACGACGGTCCAGGCGGGCGAGGACGTGCGGACCATGACGCGCGACGGCGTCGAGCGACGCTTCATCGTCGTTGATCCTTCCGAAGCGCCTGGCCCCAAGCCCCTGGTGATCGTGCTGCACGGCGGGGGCGGCAACGTCGATGTCATGCGGCGGGTAGGCTTCGAGCCGATCGCCCAGGCCGACAACCTCCTCGTCGTCTATCCCCAGGGCCAGGGCAACGGCTGGCGTGACGGTCGTGGCGGCAAGGTTCTCTCCGACCGCTCGGGCGAGGTCGATGATGTCGCCTTCCTGACCGCGATCATGGACACGCTGATCGCGGAGGGGCGAGCGGATCCAAAGCGCATCTATGTCCTGGGCGCCTCCAACGGTGGAATGATGAGCTTGCGGATGGCCTGCGACCGCGCCGAGCGTCTGGCCGGAATCGTCGCGATCATCGCCCTGCTGCCCGAGGACATGGAAGCCGCCTGCAAGCCGGCGGAGCCCGTGCCGATGATGCTGATGGTCGGGACCGCCGACCGGTTCGTGCCGTTCGCCGGCGGACCCGTCGCCGGCTTCCTGAACGATGAGCGTGGCGGCGTGGTGTCCTACGAGCGGACGATAGCCGTGCTGCTGGCCGCCAATGACTGCGTCGGGGAGCCGGCGACAACGGCCCTGCCCGATCCGTTCGACGATGGCGTGCGGACCAGCCGCCTCGACTGGAAGGCCTGCGCGCCCAGAGGCCAGATCACCGTGCTGCGCATGGAGGGCGCCGGACATGGCTGGCCAGGCAAGCCGCGACCGTCCACCGGAAGGCCCATTGAAGCCATGCGCGGCACGGTGTCCCGCGATTTCGACGGCGCCCAGGTCGCCTGGGA
- a CDS encoding serine hydrolase: MFHLRAAAALALTFGVATTAAASEADPACGRAQSYSAARYGVSVLIQRDGVAVCEGYANGGTADAAYPIHSGTKSFNGVIAAAAAQDGLLTLDEPVSTSLGAWRSDPVKAQVTLRQLLQLTSGLGGRPFPAPDFDAAVAQPFTAATGKFQYAAAPFQVFGAVMKRKLAAAGRDPDPVNYLKARVFDPIGMSVAGWRRTPGGDAMLDQGASLTAREWAKFGEFVRGGGQVDGRPIVDPVVFRSLFTGSAANPAYGVGWWLPKANDAPDVVTARLDLRGHEADLPPDMVVAAGAGDQRLFVVPSCRLTVVRQARLDAQRIRAARAAGGEIRDGWSDYAFIKPVLDAYCR, translated from the coding sequence ATGTTCCATCTCCGCGCCGCCGCCGCCCTGGCCCTGACTTTCGGCGTTGCGACAACCGCCGCCGCGAGCGAGGCGGATCCAGCCTGCGGCCGGGCGCAAAGCTACTCCGCCGCCCGCTACGGGGTGTCGGTCTTGATCCAGCGGGACGGTGTCGCGGTCTGCGAGGGGTATGCCAACGGCGGGACTGCCGACGCCGCCTATCCGATTCATTCGGGCACCAAGAGCTTCAACGGCGTCATCGCGGCGGCGGCGGCCCAGGACGGCCTCCTGACGCTGGACGAACCGGTATCGACGTCGCTGGGCGCGTGGCGCTCCGATCCGGTGAAGGCCCAGGTAACCTTGCGCCAGCTTCTGCAGCTGACGAGCGGACTGGGCGGGCGTCCCTTTCCCGCGCCCGACTTTGACGCCGCGGTCGCGCAACCGTTTACGGCCGCGACGGGCAAATTCCAGTACGCCGCCGCGCCGTTTCAGGTCTTCGGCGCGGTCATGAAGCGAAAACTTGCCGCGGCCGGTCGCGACCCCGATCCCGTCAACTACCTCAAGGCGCGCGTCTTCGATCCGATCGGCATGAGCGTTGCCGGGTGGCGGCGGACCCCCGGCGGTGACGCCATGCTGGACCAGGGCGCCAGCCTGACGGCCCGGGAATGGGCGAAGTTCGGCGAGTTCGTGCGCGGCGGCGGACAGGTCGATGGCAGGCCGATTGTCGATCCGGTCGTTTTCCGCTCGCTGTTCACCGGCTCGGCCGCCAATCCGGCCTACGGCGTCGGGTGGTGGCTTCCCAAGGCGAACGACGCTCCCGATGTCGTAACGGCCCGTCTGGACCTGCGTGGCCATGAGGCCGACCTCCCGCCGGACATGGTCGTCGCGGCCGGAGCCGGCGACCAGCGGCTGTTTGTTGTCCCATCCTGCCGCCTGACCGTGGTGCGGCAGGCCAGGCTGGACGCGCAGCGGATCCGGGCGGCCCGGGCGGCCGGCGGCGAAATCCGCGATGGCTGGTCGGACTATGCCTTTATCAAGCCCGTCCTCGACGCCTACTGCCGCTAG
- a CDS encoding TetR/AcrR family transcriptional regulator yields MPDDATPSAETRAIRPAVRARTRERILGAAADILVETGLRQATMEGIARRLKTSKIALYRYFETKDALIAGVLDRIADRVLDQEYQPWPGMDAALAATLRLARDERSAFLLLFRVAAHDPELSRHGERVRRTMVEATRRRMTLVDHPLKDDPLLLDALADGLVTFLIETTAFWVESGDPARDQDWTTWAAAAGRRLVGLEPTGRQLPLPPVLDQPVSD; encoded by the coding sequence ATGCCGGACGACGCCACCCCCTCCGCCGAGACCAGGGCCATCCGGCCTGCCGTCCGGGCCCGCACCCGGGAACGTATCCTGGGCGCCGCGGCCGACATCCTGGTTGAGACGGGTCTGCGCCAGGCGACTATGGAGGGCATCGCCCGTCGTCTGAAGACCTCGAAGATCGCCCTCTACCGCTACTTCGAGACAAAGGACGCCCTGATCGCGGGCGTGCTGGACCGCATCGCCGACAGGGTGCTGGACCAGGAGTATCAACCCTGGCCGGGCATGGACGCCGCGCTCGCCGCCACGCTTCGGCTGGCCCGGGACGAGCGCAGCGCCTTCCTTCTGCTGTTCCGGGTGGCGGCCCACGATCCCGAGTTGTCGCGCCACGGCGAACGGGTGCGGCGCACGATGGTCGAAGCAACCCGCCGCCGGATGACCCTGGTCGATCATCCGTTGAAGGACGACCCTCTGCTGCTGGACGCCCTCGCCGACGGACTGGTGACCTTCCTGATCGAGACGACCGCCTTCTGGGTCGAGTCCGGCGACCCCGCGAGAGACCAGGACTGGACCACCTGGGCCGCGGCCGCGGGGCGCAGGCTGGTCGGCCTGGAGCCAACCGGTCGGCAGCTGCCCCTGCCGCCGGTCCTGGATCAACCCGTCAGCGACTGA